The Dermochelys coriacea isolate rDerCor1 chromosome 7, rDerCor1.pri.v4, whole genome shotgun sequence genome window below encodes:
- the NOL8 gene encoding nucleolar protein 8 isoform X4 has translation MEKKQVLKRLYVGGLGHTVSETELQERFNKFGNVTDAEIVIRKDEQGNPMKTFAYINISISEADLKRCMSILNKTKWKGGTLQIELAKESFLHRLAQERQEARLKKEKPHTDGKGNLLESLNKAGVVNFHMKAVPGTEVPDHKDWVVSKFGRVLPILHLKSQHKRKIMKYDPSKYCHNLRMLEQDLTDTVPISELTWQLEGGDDSISKKRRGEFPEIKKTPKKMRIQSSEDLSKTPGCHLKKANLTQTKLVQMSNSKSTGLSKLLQTPSLNRIVMKGKELFLDKNLAAGAKPNRNTNSISDSDIDSEEEIRAMIEKEKEIQKAKTNVASESDHLEVVGDNFELKYNTHWSLTNPNMKKVSKGCNRQGKTIENDTDYDSADTDEIIAVTKTPDKNSVKTKILRDSELVKMQRKDNVRNETFKNNKSFDSANDSFVLSTDNLREKNNKKAMHNKTAKVLTSELQDDRVDSKSGSTGFDSELEASESEADSNYEDMMQNCYCLHLTLHELEALATASIESSEGDITGKQRDSQCKTEGNISITKYSTKPYEIASTTKTSINPQDIVAAILEGEESADDEKPKENTSSLKFQPFRGIGSLCESENFEEMSKEGSCSCKRKCSQNSSSLVDLKKKSLEEVSKPNCSCYGKHAVPRQSRSSILCSLEDRSVKKKQNTFSNQLKKVSNSQYSEGRSEKPVWKPPLLRENNYLNSHAEDQTANRGDGEDCTTASISGSEEESTDADSVLSVTQKHIKCELESTESLPGKPKKDASSKGSASKFQKSENNKKSLHKSKEELCIPIAVSIASDEKEKQLQDNQKRLAALQERQKERALQKKLIRGALLNLESQSASKHKHIVFDSDGGSEAEVEEKSKEEVTIGNLPGKEFTSKISGKLFESSDDEQDAAGEDDRFQIKPQFEGKAGEKLMHLQSRFGTDERFRMDARFLESGSEEEEEAKKVKTDEEGELAAEKKKNLEILGSLLQISLEYPKSSKLATNTKKFRDINTLRYDPTRQDHEVFERKTDTTEKERLYLSV, from the exons ATGGagaaaaaacaagttttaaaacgTTTATATGTTGGAGGACTTGGCCATACAGTTTCTGAGACTGAACTGCAGGAAAGATTCAACAAGTTTGGAAATGTTACAGATGCGGAAATTGTTATCAGGAAAGATGAACagg GGAACCCTATGAAAACTTTTGCTTATATAAACATCAGTATTTCTGAAGCAGATCTTAAAAGAT GTATgtccattttaaataaaacaaagtggAAAGGTGGAACGCTGCAAATCGAATTGGCCAAAGAAAGCTTTTTGCACAG ATTGGCACAGGAGAGACAAGAAGCAAGATTGAAGAAGGAAAAACCACATACGGATGGCAAAGGAAATCTGTTGGAATCACTGAATAAAGCTGGAGTTGTGAATTTTCATATGAAAGCAGTGCCAGGAACAGAAGTACCAGATCATAAG GATTGGGTCGTTAGTAAATTTGGCAGAGTTTTACCCATCCTTCACCTTAAGAGTcaacacaaaagaaaa ATAATGAAATATGACCCATCAAAATATTGCCACAACCTTAGAATGCTGGAGCAAGACTTGACTGACACAGTTCCCATATCCGAGCTCACTTGGCAGTTGGAAGGCGGAGATGACAGCATAAGCAAGAAACGACGAGGAGAGTtccctgaaattaaaaaaacacctaaAAAAATGAGGATACAGAGTAGTGAAGATTTAAGTAAAACACCAGGTTGCCACTTGAAAAAAGCAAACTTAACACAAACAAAATTAGTCCAAATGTCAAACTCCAAATCAACTGGTCTGTCTAAATTACTTCAGACACCTAGTCTTAATAGAATTGTCATGAAAGGCAAAGAATTATTTCTGGATAAGAACCTGGCAGCTGGTGCTAAGCCTAACAGGAATACAAACAGCATTTCAGACAGTGATATTGATTCAGAAGAAGAAATCAGGGCAAtgatagagaaagaaaaggaaatacagaaaGCTAAAACAAATGTTGCGTCTGAAAGTGATCACTTGGAAGTTGTGGGAGATAATTTTGAGCTAAAATACAACACTCACTGGTCTTTAACCAATCCAAATATGAAGAAAGTGAGTAAGGGATGTAACAGACAAGGAAAGACTATTGAAAATGACACTGACTATGATTCAGCAGATACAGATGAAATTATTGCTGTGACTAAAACTCCAGATAAAAACAGTGTGAAGACTAAAATTCTAAGAGATTCTGAGCTGGTGAAAATGCAAAGGAAGGATAATGTTAGGaatgaaactttcaaaaacaacaaaagcttTGATTCTGCAAATGATTCCTTTGTATTGTCAACAGATAacttaagagaaaaaaataacaaaaaagcaATGCATAACAAAACAGCAAAAGTCCTGACTTCTGAACTGCAGGACGACAGAGTTGACAGCAAGTCTGGGTCTACCGGTTTTGATTCAGAGCTGGAAGCAAGTGAATCTGAAGCTGATTCAAATTATGAAGACATGATGCAAAACTGTTACTGCCTACATCTTACGTTACATGAGTTAGAAGCATTAGCCACTGCAAGTATTGAATCTTCAGAAGGAGATATAACAGGTAAACAGAGGGATAGTCAGTGCAAAACTGAAGGTAATATTAGTATCACCAAGTACAGTACAAAGCCTTATGAAATTGCCTCTACAACTAAAACTTCTATTAATCCTCAAGATATAGTTGCTGCCATTTtagagggagaggagagtgctGATGATGAGAAGCCAAAGGAAAATACTTCCAGTTTGAAATTTCAACCTTTCAGAGGAATAGGGTCATTATGTGAAAGTGAGAATTTTGAGGAGATGAGCAAGGAAGGTTCTTGCAGCTGTAAAAGAAAATGTAGCCAAAATTCCTCAAGCCTTGTTGATTTGAAAAAGAAATCTTTAGAAGAGGTTTCAAAACCAAACTGTTCTTGTTATGGGAAACACGCAGTTCCCAGACAGTCTAGGAGTTCCATATTATGTTCACTTGAAGACAGAAGTGTGAAAAAGAAGCAAAATACTTTCAGCAACCAGCTCAAGAAGGTGTCAAATTCCCAATACTCAGAAGGTAGAAGTGAAAAGCCTGTTTGGAAACCACCTTTATTACGAGAGAATAACTACTTGAATTCTCATGCAGAAGATCAAACAGCAAACAGAGGAGACGGTGAGGACTGCACCACAGCTAGTATCAGTGGAAGCGAGGAGGAAAGCACTGACGCAGACAGTGTTTTATCTGTCACACAGAAACACATTAAATGTGAATTGGAAAGCACAGAATCTCTTCCTGGAAAACCAAAGAAGGATGCAAGCAGTAAAGGTTCAGCCTCTAAATTTCAGAAAAGTGAGAACAATAAGAAAAGTCTTCACAAAAGTAAAGAAGAGCTTTGCATTCCTATTGCTGTCTCAATTGCTTCAGATGAAAAGGAGAAACAACTGCAGGATAATCAGAAGAGACTGGCAGCTCTacaagagagacagaaagagagagcattACAGAAGAAACTTATTCGGGGGGCTCTTCTGAACCTG GAAAGCCAGTCAGCAAGCAAACATAAGCACATTGTATTTGATTCAGATGGAGGAAGTGAAGCTGAAGTAGAAGAGAAGTCTAAGGAAGAAGTGACTATAGGAAATCTGCCTGGAAAA GAATTTACTAGTAAAATTTCTGGGAAGTTATTTGAGAGCAGTGATGATGAGCAAGATGCTGCAGGTGAAGATGACCGATTCCAAATCAAACCCCAGTTTGAAGGCAAAGCTGGTGAGAAG CTCATGCATTTACAATCACGCTTTGGCACAGATGAAAGATTTCGTATGGATGCTCGGTTCCTTGAAAGTGGCAGTGAAGAGGAAG AAGAGGCAAAGAAAGTGAAGACAGATGAGGAAGGAGAACTTGCtgctgagaaaaagaaaaacctggaGATATTGGGAAGTCTCTTGCAGATCAGCCTAGAATATCCTAAATCAAGCAAACTGGCAACAAATACCAAAAAATTCAG AGATATTAATACCTTACGCTATGATCCCACAAGGCAGGACCATGAagtttttgaaaggaaaacagatactacagaaaaagaGAG GTTGTACTTATCTGTATGA